The following proteins are co-located in the Hypomesus transpacificus isolate Combined female chromosome 23, fHypTra1, whole genome shotgun sequence genome:
- the LOC124485575 gene encoding gamma-crystallin M2-like, with translation MGKIIFYEDRNFGGRHHECMSDCADLHSMFNQCKSIRVESGMFMIYDGPNYEGNQYFMRRGEYPDYMRIMGMNIRSCRMIPMHRGNYKMRLYDRSDMGGQMMELSDDCPNVQDRFRMSDINSCNVMDGHWLMYDQPNYKGRQYYLRPGEYRKYNDWGGVSSRVGSLRRIMDL, from the exons ATGGGCAAG ATTATCTTCTACGAGGATAGGAACTTTGGTGGCCGTCACCATGAATGCATGAGTGACTGTGCCGACTTGCACTCCATGTTCAACCAATGCAAGTCGATCAGGGTGGAGAGTGGCATGTTCATGATCTACGATGGCCCCAACTACGAGGGAAACCAGTACTTCATGAGGAGGGGCGAGTACCCTGACTACATGCGCATTATGGGAATGAACATTAGGTCCTGCCGTATGATTCCCATG CACCGTGGCAACTACAAGATGAGGCTGTATGATCGCTCTGATATGGGAGGTCAGATGATGGAGCTGAGCGACGACTGCCCCAATGTCCAGGACCGTTTCCGCATGTCCGACATCAACTCCTGCAACGTGATGGACGGCCACTGGCTGATGTACGACCAGCCCAACTACAAGGGCAGGCAATACTACCTGAGGCCCGGAGAGTACAGGAAGTACAACGACTGGGGAGGAGTGAGCTCCAGGGTTGGCTCCCTCAGACGCATCATGGATCTCTAA
- the sgo2 gene encoding uncharacterized protein sgo2 isoform X1: protein MDGVAVPGKKLMSLKTSKQTSTVASKIKNKILNTSSFFKVSLKTNNKALALALVAQKEKSRQMEVENVHLQKQIEALYFDLAVRRHKHKKLVLILKDLHRSTLDNLEKALDLFSDYDAVPEPSNDLITPEAEDDDHQFQREAAQISLKPEQLISPLKQTSINQKPIVKENATFVNLTETQSKPTELKVKGKVSETESQADKSLSTQGGMLHKSSSFRTEVERWSQILSNPGLDSNPTVCLDNQMPSVVRTSDKPQPLSIMETSTPGYMPGTIKEPTLEPANIEVKIPLDTEMEMTLADSMVEIVTVETKPKKAWTDGGIKPRKKMKKLLSKDSEEVEKIGVKKSESAYIKDSLEMGTCFSSELPQSCSETLLTFDNISIRDEEEQQQAVTKVSADETQTLASRRKTHFTSRIPKHGRLARDTQKATQEESKPFDPRKTFVVSVQSKSQNTVSPNPFEDAFFMDGSSENKDSAKCVDKETQHKASKGKCRKTFEVKSQTDNCLKKKTFSVSNEVPYQRSKKTQILPLEVVHDKQMVKDTCVDLDLPSACVDNNDSQPESKDTHHSSCLNGIISHSTRQKSKRPTNSGQTNKGRSRETCVISVPGDNSLQNTCSDKQMGTPGTRYCFAGNESYTASDPSIEENLPVTDLDLNHCRVTGHENKQCPGGETQSSYKRPFRATEEPAEGLDSQQMDAIPPCEPASAIVQNPKKARKEKTGKSKMKVFLEGISVKEKKKKERSSTCGPSSSQNQENKGMACIEFAVPHADTLECMPAMEKSDILLVKSHKETMKSDQMEELFSVSAQSLKTKGDMQCSSKSQINTMHKPRCRGTYVIPFSNMDSTPNVNSRSQAEDDGLCVSEDAVHESLMDLLVDTRPPWETNDTITTEYELDCLDSSPLKTASRRVTVYEEETAKIITEPSPAGRALKSVTNTNWMENENTGRTRRRGAAVSYKDPPINCKMRRGDKFTDTKFLNSPIFKNKKKRKQKKIECAPVN from the exons ATGGACGGCGTGGCGGTACCGGGAAAGAAACTGATGTCCCTTAAAACATCAAAACAGACCTCGACAGTAGCATCCAAGATCAAGAATAAGATACTCA ATACCTCCTCATTCTTCAAGGTCTCTTTGAAAACCAATAACAaagccctggccctggccttgGTGGCTCAAAAAGAGAAGAGCAGACAAATGGAAGTGGAGAATGTGCATCTACAAAAACAAATTGAAGCTCTCTACTTTGATCTAGCAGTAAGGAGGCACAAGCACAAGAAACTG GTCCTTATCTTGAAAGATTTACACCGCAGCACTCTGGATAACCTGGAAAAGGCCCTCGACCTTTTTTCTGATTATGAT GCTGTCCCCGAACCATCTAATGACCTTATTACCCCTGAGGCTGAAGATGACGATCATCAGTTTCAGAG GGAAGCAGCTCAGATTTCTCTCAAACCGGAGCAGCTGATTTCACCCTTAAAACAGACAAGCATAAACCAAAAGCCTATTGTCAAGGAGAATGCCACATTTGTAAACCTCACTGAGACACAAAGCAAACCCACAGAGTTAAAGGTCAAAG GCAAAGTATCTGAGACTGAAAGCCAGGCGGACAAGAGTTTATCAACTCAGGGAGGAATGCTGCACAAGTCCAGTAGCTTcaggacagaggtagagaggtggTCACAGATCCTCTCAAACCCCGGACTAGACTCAAACCCAACCGTGTGCCTTGACAACCAAATGCCCTCAGTTGTGCGTACATCTGACAAACCACAGCCTCTTTCCATAATGGAGACATCAACACCTGGGTATATGCCTGGCACAATAAAGGAGCCCACATTAGAGCCTGCTAACATAGAAGTGAAGATCCCCCTTGACACGGAGATGGAAATGACTTTGGCTGACAGCATGGTTGAAATAGTCACTGTAGAGACCAAACCCAAGAAAGCATGGACAGATGGTGGAATCAAGCCCAGGAAGAAGATGAAAAAACTATTATCAAAAGATTCTGAAGAAGTAGAGAAAATTGGAGTAAAAAAAAGTGAATCCGCGTACATAAAAGACAGTCTTGAGATGGGGACCTGTTTTAGTTCAGAGCTACCTCAGTCGTGTTCTGAGACCCTGTTGACTTTTGACAACATATCAATCCGAGATGAGGAAGAACAGCAACAAGCAGTAACTAAAGTCTCAGCCGATGAGACTCAAACACTTGCTTCTCGCAGGAAAACTCACTTCACCTCCCGTATCCCTAAGCACGGTCGACTTGCTCGTGATACTCAGAAAGCAACGCAGGAGGAGTCAAAACCGTTTGACCCCAGGAAAACGTTTGTAGTTTCTGTCCAAAGTAAGTCCCAAAACACTGTCTCACCAAACCCATTTGAAGATGCTTTCTTTATGGACGGATCCTCTGAAAACAAAGACAGCGCAAAATGTGTAGACAAAGAAACACAACATAAAGCATCAAAAGGTAAATGCCGAAAGACGTTTGAGGTGAAATCTCAGACTGACAactgtttgaaaaagaaaactTTCTCAGTTTCCAATGAGGTGCCATATCAGAGAAGCAAGAAAACACAGATCTTACCTTTAGAAGTGGTCCATGATAAGCAAATGGTAAAGGATACGTGTGTAGATTTGGACCTACCGAGTGCCTGTGTGGACAACAATGATTCTCAGCCTGAATCCAAGGACACACATCATTCTTCCTGTTTAAATGGCATTATTTCACACAGCACCAGACAGAAGAGCAAGAGACCTACCAACTCTGGCCAGACCAACAAGGGAAGATCAAGAGAGACATGTGTGATCTCAGTGCCTGGCGATAACTCATTGCAAAATACTTGTTCTGATAAGCAGATGGGCACTCCTGGTACAAGATATTGTTTTGCGGGTAATGAGTCTTACACGGCCAGCGATCCAAGCATAGAGGAGAATCTTCCTGTTACTGACCTAGACCTAAACCACTGTCGAGTCACTGGACATGAAAACAAACAGTGTCCAGGTGGAGAAACGCAGTCTTCTTATAAACGTCCATTTAGGGCTACCGAGGAACcagctgaggggctggacagcCAGCAAATGGATGCAATTCCTCCTTGTGAACCAGCTTCTGCCATTGTGCAAAATCCTAAGAAAGCCAGGAAAGAGAAGACTGGAAAATCTAAAATGAAGGTGTTTTTAGAGGGGATCTCGGttaaggagaagaaaaagaaggaaagaagcaGCACTTGTGGACCTTCATCCAGCCAGAATCAAGAGAACAAAGGCATGGCATGTATAGAGTTTGCAGTACCTCATGCGGATACACTCGAATGCATGCCTGCAATGGAAAAATCCGATATTTTGCTTGTAAAATCACACAAAGAAACTATGAAAAGTGATCAAATGGAGGAGTTGTTTTCAGTTAGTGCCCAGAGTCTGAAGACGAAAGGGGATATGCAGTGTAGCTCAAAGTCTCAAATCAACACAATGCACAAACCAAGATGCAGGGGCACGTATGTCATACCGTTCAGTAATATGGATTCCACTCCAAACGTTAACTCCAGGAGCCAAGCAGAAGATGACGGGCTCTGTGTCAGTGAGGATGCGGTTCATGAGAGCCTGATGGATCTGCTGGTGGATACACGCCCCCCGTGGGAAACTAATGACACTATAACAACTGAGTATGAGCTGGACTGCCTTGACTCCAGCCCCTTAAAGACGGCCTCTCGCAGAGTTACTGTGTATGAAGAAGAGACTGCCAAAATCATTACGGAGCCATCTCCAG CAGGACGTGCCCTTAAGTCTGTGACCAATACCAACTGGATGGAAAATGAAAACACAGGAAGAACGAGGCGACGGGGAGCTGCTGTCAGTTACAAAGATCCTCCCATCAACTG CAAAATGAGGCGCGGAGATAAGTTTACAGACACAAAGTTCCTGAATTCTCCGATATtcaaaaacaagaagaaaaGGAAACAGAAGAAAATTGAATGTGCTCCAGTTAATTAA
- the LOC124485708 gene encoding uncharacterized protein C2orf80-like: MILYKRAVVSPGGGLLSLHVKLLHPKMEKRQLRKDIAALLGGYIGQKLREKGFDPKGKGSSTMLDDLAHYDLAISVALWWLDREEGTDLMDRDIIGTSSSGHDPYPNHLEREAMILSSFAGMILDSLPVRDILAMYSCKPSASYPHQHSKSSIVHPFTLSYHPFAMLGSYKAIDHSRKHTQKLKRWLSEKTKARVATGRRASLPSSSSSSTSHSFFSDSSDSLKGQTEHYDGSKESLTLPD, encoded by the exons ATGATTCTATATAAAAGGGCTGTTGTATCTCCAGGAGGAGGACTCCTCTCCCTACATGTAAAGCTTCTCCACCCTAAGATGGAGAAGAGGCAACTGAGAAAAGACATTGCAGCTCTTTT GGGTGGATACATTGGCCAAAAACTCAGAGAGAAGGGCTTTGATCCCAAGGGGAAAGGATCATCCACCATGCTAGATGACCTG GCCCATTATGACTTGGCTATAAGTGTTGCCCTTTGGTGgttggacagagaggaggggacagatTTAATGGATAGGGACATCAT TGGAACGAGCAGCTCAGGACATGACCCATACCCCAACCATCTGGAGAGAGAAGCCatgatcctctcctcctttgctGGCATGATCTTA GATAGCCTGCCCGTGAGGGACATTCTAGCCATGTACAGCTGCAAACCGTCTGCCTCTTACCCCCATCAGCATTCTAAG AGCTCCATTGTTCACCCTTTCACCTTGTCCTACCATCCATTTGCCATGTTGGGCTCCTACAAGGCCATAGATCATTCCAGAAAACACA CCCAAAAGTTGAAGCGGTGGCTTTCTGAGAAGACTAAAGCAAGAGTTGCTACTGGGAGGAGGGCCTCTTTGccatcttcttcttcctcatccaCATCCCATTCCTTCTTCAGT GACAGCAGTGACTCTCTCAAAGGACAAACAGAGCATTATGATGGATCCAAAGAGTCCCTGACCCTGCCTGACTGA
- the LOC124485707 gene encoding gamma-crystallin S-1-like: MFIEISYYYWNSIIQITFYEERNFKGRHFECSKDCEDLLSHFNCCNSIRVDSGCLMVYENPNFSGHQYFLSRGEYTDFHCWMAVNDCISSCRIIPMMSSDSGSFNVRLYERLEFGGQMMDLLDDCPSVMDRFHINDIFSCKVTKGNWLFYEHPDYRGRMYLIRPGEYKRFSEWGGISARVGSICRITDF, encoded by the exons ATGTTCATAGAAATATCATATTACTACTGGAACTCCATTATCCAGATCACCTTTTACGAGGAGAGGAACTTCAAGGGACGTCATTTTGAATGCAGCAAGGACTGTGAGGACTTGCTTAGCCACTTCAACTGCTGCAATTCTATCAGGGTGGACAGCGGGTGTTTAATGGTGTACGAGAATCCCAACTTCTCAGGCCACCAGTACTTCCTGAGTCGAGGCGAATACACTGACTTCCATTGCTGGATGGCCGTAAATGACTGTATCAGCTCATGCCGCATCATCCCCATGATGAGCTCT gaTTCTGGGTCATTTAACGTGCGTCTTTACGAGCGATTAGAGTTTGGAGGTCAGATGATGGACCTCCTGGACGACTGTCCCAGTGTAATGGACCGTTTCCACATAAATGACATCTTCTCCTGCAAAGTTACCAAAGGAAATTGGCTGTTCTATGAGCACCCCGACTACAGAGGCAGGATGTACCTCATTAGGCCTGGGGAGTACAAGAGGTTCAGTGAATGGGGGGGCATAAGTGCCAGAGTGGGTTCCATTTGCCGCATCACGGACTTCTAA
- the sgo2 gene encoding uncharacterized protein sgo2 isoform X2, which yields MDGVAVPGKKLMSLKTSKQTSTVASKIKNKILNTSSFFKVSLKTNNKALALALVAQKEKSRQMEVENVHLQKQIEALYFDLAVRRHKHKKLVLILKDLHRSTLDNLEKALDLFSDYDAVPEPSNDLITPEAEDDDHQFQREAAQISLKPEQLISPLKQTSINQKPIVKENATFVNLTETQSKPTELKVKGKVSETESQADKSLSTQGGMLHKSSSFRTEVERWSQILSNPGLDSNPTVCLDNQMPSVVRTSDKPQPLSIMETSTPGYMPGTIKEPTLEPANIEVKIPLDTEMEMTLADSMVEIVTVETKPKKAWTDGGIKPRKKMKKLLSKDSEEVEKIGVKKSESAYIKDSLEMGTCFSSELPQSCSETLLTFDNISIRDEEEQQQAVTKVSADETQTLASRRKTHFTSRIPKHGRLARDTQKATQEESKPFDPRKTFVVSVQSKSQNTVSPNPFEDAFFMDGSSENKDSAKCVDKETQHKASKGKCRKTFEVKSQTDNCLKKKTFSVSNEVPYQRSKKTQILPLEVVHDKQMVKDTCVDLDLPSACVDNNDSQPESKDTHHSSCLNGIISHSTRQKSKRPTNSGQTNKGRSRETCVISVPGDNSLQNTCSDKQMGTPGTRYCFAGNESYTASDPSIEENLPVTDLDLNHCRVTGHENKQCPGGETQSSYKRPFRATEEPAEGLDSQQMDAIPPCEPASAIVQNPKKARKEKTGKSKMKVFLEGISVKEKKKKERSSTCGPSSSQNQENKGMACIEFAVPHADTLECMPAMEKSDILLVKSHKETMKSDQMEELFSVSAQSLKTKGDMQCSSKSQINTMHKPRCRGTYVIPFSNMDSTPNVNSRSQAEDDGLCVSEDAVHESLMDLLVDTRPPWETNDTITTEYELDCLDSSPLKTASRRVTVYEEETAKIITEPSPGRALKSVTNTNWMENENTGRTRRRGAAVSYKDPPINCKMRRGDKFTDTKFLNSPIFKNKKKRKQKKIECAPVN from the exons ATGGACGGCGTGGCGGTACCGGGAAAGAAACTGATGTCCCTTAAAACATCAAAACAGACCTCGACAGTAGCATCCAAGATCAAGAATAAGATACTCA ATACCTCCTCATTCTTCAAGGTCTCTTTGAAAACCAATAACAaagccctggccctggccttgGTGGCTCAAAAAGAGAAGAGCAGACAAATGGAAGTGGAGAATGTGCATCTACAAAAACAAATTGAAGCTCTCTACTTTGATCTAGCAGTAAGGAGGCACAAGCACAAGAAACTG GTCCTTATCTTGAAAGATTTACACCGCAGCACTCTGGATAACCTGGAAAAGGCCCTCGACCTTTTTTCTGATTATGAT GCTGTCCCCGAACCATCTAATGACCTTATTACCCCTGAGGCTGAAGATGACGATCATCAGTTTCAGAG GGAAGCAGCTCAGATTTCTCTCAAACCGGAGCAGCTGATTTCACCCTTAAAACAGACAAGCATAAACCAAAAGCCTATTGTCAAGGAGAATGCCACATTTGTAAACCTCACTGAGACACAAAGCAAACCCACAGAGTTAAAGGTCAAAG GCAAAGTATCTGAGACTGAAAGCCAGGCGGACAAGAGTTTATCAACTCAGGGAGGAATGCTGCACAAGTCCAGTAGCTTcaggacagaggtagagaggtggTCACAGATCCTCTCAAACCCCGGACTAGACTCAAACCCAACCGTGTGCCTTGACAACCAAATGCCCTCAGTTGTGCGTACATCTGACAAACCACAGCCTCTTTCCATAATGGAGACATCAACACCTGGGTATATGCCTGGCACAATAAAGGAGCCCACATTAGAGCCTGCTAACATAGAAGTGAAGATCCCCCTTGACACGGAGATGGAAATGACTTTGGCTGACAGCATGGTTGAAATAGTCACTGTAGAGACCAAACCCAAGAAAGCATGGACAGATGGTGGAATCAAGCCCAGGAAGAAGATGAAAAAACTATTATCAAAAGATTCTGAAGAAGTAGAGAAAATTGGAGTAAAAAAAAGTGAATCCGCGTACATAAAAGACAGTCTTGAGATGGGGACCTGTTTTAGTTCAGAGCTACCTCAGTCGTGTTCTGAGACCCTGTTGACTTTTGACAACATATCAATCCGAGATGAGGAAGAACAGCAACAAGCAGTAACTAAAGTCTCAGCCGATGAGACTCAAACACTTGCTTCTCGCAGGAAAACTCACTTCACCTCCCGTATCCCTAAGCACGGTCGACTTGCTCGTGATACTCAGAAAGCAACGCAGGAGGAGTCAAAACCGTTTGACCCCAGGAAAACGTTTGTAGTTTCTGTCCAAAGTAAGTCCCAAAACACTGTCTCACCAAACCCATTTGAAGATGCTTTCTTTATGGACGGATCCTCTGAAAACAAAGACAGCGCAAAATGTGTAGACAAAGAAACACAACATAAAGCATCAAAAGGTAAATGCCGAAAGACGTTTGAGGTGAAATCTCAGACTGACAactgtttgaaaaagaaaactTTCTCAGTTTCCAATGAGGTGCCATATCAGAGAAGCAAGAAAACACAGATCTTACCTTTAGAAGTGGTCCATGATAAGCAAATGGTAAAGGATACGTGTGTAGATTTGGACCTACCGAGTGCCTGTGTGGACAACAATGATTCTCAGCCTGAATCCAAGGACACACATCATTCTTCCTGTTTAAATGGCATTATTTCACACAGCACCAGACAGAAGAGCAAGAGACCTACCAACTCTGGCCAGACCAACAAGGGAAGATCAAGAGAGACATGTGTGATCTCAGTGCCTGGCGATAACTCATTGCAAAATACTTGTTCTGATAAGCAGATGGGCACTCCTGGTACAAGATATTGTTTTGCGGGTAATGAGTCTTACACGGCCAGCGATCCAAGCATAGAGGAGAATCTTCCTGTTACTGACCTAGACCTAAACCACTGTCGAGTCACTGGACATGAAAACAAACAGTGTCCAGGTGGAGAAACGCAGTCTTCTTATAAACGTCCATTTAGGGCTACCGAGGAACcagctgaggggctggacagcCAGCAAATGGATGCAATTCCTCCTTGTGAACCAGCTTCTGCCATTGTGCAAAATCCTAAGAAAGCCAGGAAAGAGAAGACTGGAAAATCTAAAATGAAGGTGTTTTTAGAGGGGATCTCGGttaaggagaagaaaaagaaggaaagaagcaGCACTTGTGGACCTTCATCCAGCCAGAATCAAGAGAACAAAGGCATGGCATGTATAGAGTTTGCAGTACCTCATGCGGATACACTCGAATGCATGCCTGCAATGGAAAAATCCGATATTTTGCTTGTAAAATCACACAAAGAAACTATGAAAAGTGATCAAATGGAGGAGTTGTTTTCAGTTAGTGCCCAGAGTCTGAAGACGAAAGGGGATATGCAGTGTAGCTCAAAGTCTCAAATCAACACAATGCACAAACCAAGATGCAGGGGCACGTATGTCATACCGTTCAGTAATATGGATTCCACTCCAAACGTTAACTCCAGGAGCCAAGCAGAAGATGACGGGCTCTGTGTCAGTGAGGATGCGGTTCATGAGAGCCTGATGGATCTGCTGGTGGATACACGCCCCCCGTGGGAAACTAATGACACTATAACAACTGAGTATGAGCTGGACTGCCTTGACTCCAGCCCCTTAAAGACGGCCTCTCGCAGAGTTACTGTGTATGAAGAAGAGACTGCCAAAATCATTACGGAGCCATCTCCAG GACGTGCCCTTAAGTCTGTGACCAATACCAACTGGATGGAAAATGAAAACACAGGAAGAACGAGGCGACGGGGAGCTGCTGTCAGTTACAAAGATCCTCCCATCAACTG CAAAATGAGGCGCGGAGATAAGTTTACAGACACAAAGTTCCTGAATTCTCCGATATtcaaaaacaagaagaaaaGGAAACAGAAGAAAATTGAATGTGCTCCAGTTAATTAA